The Vanacampus margaritifer isolate UIUO_Vmar chromosome 16, RoL_Vmar_1.0, whole genome shotgun sequence genome includes the window ATGGAGTGGGAGAGAGCACGGCCATATGGCAGAGATCAGGCAGACTTTCTACCTCACATGGCACAGCGTCAGCTACAGCAAGGGGGAGGCAGCCAAGGGCAGCGGGGGGAGAAGAGGGAGGATGCACACAAGCGTTTCCATACATCTTATAGACATCAGACATCCTGAGGTACTCCTGCATCGACAGCCAAAGATAAGCACAGGAAAACCCGAGACGGCTAGCCACTACATTAGACACGGCGACATCATCGAATGAGATCCAATAGAAGAGCtgcatcaactttttttttttttttttaactgtacattAAAAAGCATATTACTGAGATGAGTATAGACcaaattgtttataaaaaaaaaataaataaatttggggAGATTTTTTTGCTTCGATTTGCGCAGACGCAAGAATTTAGCACTACATTGTGTCAGTTAACTCCACTTCACGATAAGCAGCAAGTAgagaacaattcttcaaaaaagaagCTTCAAACTATTTACTGcaactcccagttgaagttcacTGTCAAGCTAAACAAAAGAATGAAACCTTGcgtatttaaaaacaaccacacaactttgttttacaattttaatgctaatgctaaatagcatCTATGTTGTGGTGCTATAATCGTTTAAACAACAAATTGACCACAAACAtgtacacagatttttttttcctctttgaagaaTAACTATTTATTAattctttcttcatttttttcctatattAGCGCCATACTGATGACTGAGAGGAGTTGAGATGTCTCAATAAATAGCATCTGACTGACTTATACTGCCGAGCGATGGCCATTCAACTGATACTGTGCGAGAAAAATactgtttatattttaattgtatttaattgtgtAATTTCTGTATAATTTAATAAAGTAGTATATTTTGGAATtctattttaacaaataaaaacacacattttaacaacttttgctgttttttttttttttgggtggcagAACAGCtaaattttatttctatttatttaaaaaaaaaaaaaaaagatacagctaaatttaatttctatttcttTAAAAGAATTATTGTTTTATCCAAAACTTCACAATggataatatttatattattaaaagTAGGGACAGTTGAGTACGGATACCAGGTAGGTATCATATTGGgctgataccaggccttatttttAGGTATCAGAACTTGCAACAGTGGCTAATACCAGCACTGGCCACCCTCTTGTTTctgttttacgatcagaaaATAGAaggatagaaaattgccattaatttcatgcagttttGATGGAAAATGCATTCTTGGGATACATAtaaaaattttcttttttcttttgtcattgtttttgggtgGGTGAAATTTTATGtaacaaaagtactagtggtatcaataCATGgaaagagttgagtactcttactggtattggtctgtaaaaaaaaaaaaaaaaaaaaagtggtatcaaacatccaaAACAGTAAATGTGAGAAtgtcaaaaacatttaaaaaaaaaaaaaaaatccacattatATAGACAGCTCTTGCATCGAACCTCATTTCAATGCTGTAGCCGGTGTGGTAGCTAAGACATGCCAACAATCAGAACGCAAACACttctacatttaaaatgaacatgcTTGGAAGTTCATTTCATATTAGGTTaattcttttacttttttttcctgtttgctTTTACCTCCTGTAGCCTAACAGGGTAGACTTCAGGGGAAGGGCCGTGTAAGGTAGAAGGAGGACAAGGGCTATGAGAGGGGTCGTTCTCATAAACAAGCTCGGGTTCGTTGATATGGAGCTGTTCGAAAAAGGTTATcgaattaaaacaataaacattaaagagtgagcgtgtgtgtgtgtgtgtgtgtgtgtgtgtgtagccctCCTTCACAAACACTTTCTTTTGCTCCAACTCACCTCTTTCATTTTGCTGTTGCTCTTTGGGAAGTTCCTACCGCCAGCCATGCTGTGGTACCGGTTCTCCAGGGCGCTTAACCTGTCCTGCTCCTACGTAGGAGAACATTATAGAGTACATATTGTGCAATGCACTTCTCACTTGTGGTGTCAAAATCCGCTCCCCGAGgacctgagtcctgcatgttttagagcaggggttgcctgttttccatgtttcacgaatcaggtgtgttagtggagagaaccgtggaaaacaggttggataggggctctcgaggatcgAAGTTGAGCACCcctgttttagaggtttcccacgttcaacacagctgttTCATAtataagctcatcagcaagttccGCAGGAGCCTGATCATTATCCTGATCattaaatcaggtgtgttggagtagagaaacctcaaaaacatgcaggattcaGGCCCTCGGGGACCGAATCTTGACACATGTGCTCTATTGGAACCTTGTGTAACAGCTGTAGAGTGGCCGCCCTTTCTTTCGCCATCCTGTCACAGTCGTGAGTAGCTTGTGAGCCCAGTTGCTTCACCTGAGCGTCCAGAGTAGCCATTTTCTCCTGAATAGAGATTCCTTGTTTATTGCGAATTAAATTGGTAGGTAATTACTAAAGAATACtcaggggtgtcaggtgattacaatttttcagcgtaattaattacattacttcaatagttaactcacgattaatctcaaattttatgtgttctaaatgttcactaaaatatttgtttctaatggtcatactcttgttataaaaatgggggggaatttattaataaaaatatggctgaatATTTtagtcataataattcataaaacgttaaaattaaaaagatatactgtactgtaaaaaaaacgagtgtgatattgatttgcgttgaggtcatttttctgccactagatggcataattgcatttgtaaaacattggtgacagctcagtgcattatTAAGAGCTATCGAACCTTAAAcctgaagtaacttgtgaaattgtgaaACAAcgtgaccccagtctccacaaatatatgcattattattacatttgtttctGCTAAATCCCCCCAGTACTGTACAGGCTTTCTAAGTAAGGGGCGGCCATTAgtcgtgtgttaaaaaaaatatagtggcattaaaggaactttaaattaactcaaaatgaatgcactaattttgacacccctagcaaaaaaacaaagcaaaacaaaaatgactgcttcaaatgtgtgtttttctccCACTTCTCACCTTCCTCTTGGCCACACTACAGTGATACTCGGTTTGCTCCTGAAGAAACTGCGAGCACTGGGTCTCCTTTCGCTCCTCCAGACTGCTTTCCTCCTCCAGCTGGCAAAACTCGAGTTCCTCAAATTGCTTTGTGCCAACTTCCAGAGCTTCCGCTTTCTATCCATCCACAGACACAAGGTTGAATCAGATATTTAGATAAGAATCATCAGCAACCAAGAAGCATCATTCATTCGTTAATCCCTgtctttgtgatttttttttcttttttaaaatacacttaTGTGATGAAACTGAGCAGATCAGGTCAGGTGGCAagaatttacatattttaaataccTAAACATTACATGCAATAACATCTGGTAGtgtctgaaaatattaaatgaggTGATTGTTGTAGTATAATGCATGCAAAGTTTTAGAGCAATTGTGTTAATACGATTAATGATTACGGACAGATTTTCGTTTTTCATTCTGATAGAGGGAACCAGCAGTAGCAAAAGCTAAGTAGCGATAGCCTGCAGCATCATACTTACAAAAGGCATTGACTAGTAAGATATTTAAAGAATGATAGGCaggacaaaagaagaaatcagagcacatttattattattattattattaatatgagATCATCTATGTCATACAGAATGTACGTCTGCATAAGGCTCTTTCTTTGGTGTTCAGTATATGGTAACTCACTGTTGCCAGCCAGTGGGCTGCGTGAGAACACTGACCCTGCTGAGCTGCTCCTGTAACTGTTCCCTTAGAGACAAGGGGCAATTATCAAATTGCCTCTTCAGCTCATTGTACTCATTCCTCTGCTTTTCCAGGACCTTCCGCTCAGCCGACACATTAGCCCTCCCCTAAAAACacatggaaacacacacacacacacacacacacacacatacatacaaaattgTGTACAGACTAGGCATGGGCATGATCAATCTGTTTATCAGTTGTTGTATTTTTCCGTTTCGATAGAGAAGCAAGCTAGCCAAAAGGAATTCAATACTTGGGAGCAACCAGCAGAGGGCACAAGCAATTAAGGGCCCTTCTAGTTTGCTGCATAAACGGGTTGTCGAACAAATTGAAACAGGAAATTACAATGTACTACAAATACAAGATAAATACACCCATAAACTGAAATAccaatgttgaaaaaataagCAAACGTCCACTAGCGGACGTTTTTAATTTGAAGTATATTGCACATATCACAATACATTATTGTGCAAATTAGTGACCAGTAGCTtgtgaccactttttttttttttttgctgctgccaTTTatgttttcaattcaattcaatttagaaAAGGATGCTCCCAGTTACAAAAGTGAGGTAAAACTAAAGGTATCATATTTTGGCCTATTATAGCTGATtgttacttttttgtgtgtgtgtttttcttaatGCTTCTATATTTCTCAATAAAATAGTTTGTCATGGACCTGGTGCCACATATGCATAATATGATACTGTAAAGACTACAGTATATGAAAGAGACTACGCCCTGTAgactacttatttttttaaaaaagttgatTGTACTAGTCTGTTACTGAATCCAAAATCTTGTAATGGCTCAAGGATTTATGTACAAATGCCCATCCCTAGTCCATACACATGAATCTgaaaagacaattaaaaaaaaaaaaagacacctcaAATTCATGCAGTCAAGCATTGCTGGCCAAGGCAGTTTAAGTAAGTAGAATAAAGCGCGTGGTCATGTTGTTAGAAGTTGAAATTATTCAGTAACGTTATTCACCGGATgggaaataaacattaaaagcaCACAAAGGTCTGCATCAGCAGTTAAGTGTTAATCAAATCCAGTTAGGCGTGTAAGAAAAATGTGTGAGGCATATTCCAAATATAGGATCAGCTTTGCTTTGTTATGAATCACACAACAATCAGCTGAAATCCGAGAAGGTGGCGCTCTGGTAGGTTTCCGGCCCATGCGGTATCAAACATCCACATGCGAAGACTTTTGTCGTCGTGTACACGTCACAGTGTTGCGCAAACCTTGTCCTTCTCCCTCTGAGTGGCTTTGTTCAGCTGGCTCAGTTTGAGCTGCAGCTGCGAAATCAGCTCCCGTTCGGCCTCCACCTGCTCCTGCTCCGCTTGCCTCTCGGCCTGCAGCAGAGCCTGCTCCATCTCCACCTGCGGGGGCCCCGCGCATGACGAGTCACAGTGTGCGTGCATGAGGACTAACTTTGACGCCGAATAAAGACATGGCAGGTGAGCTCGACCTCTTGTTTGGTCTCTTTCAGCTGCTGCTCCAGCTCGCTGACTCTCTGCCTCAGATCATCCACCCTGGCTAACATCTTGCTCCTCTCCTCTTCCAGGTAGATGTGCTCCTGACCGGCTGCCACCTCCTCACACTAAAGTCATAATGGTATTAAAAGCGGTGAGAAATCACATTTTCCCTCAATGTTCTgttcagtaaacatttttgaagtgAAATAAGTTCATCACCTCTTGATGTGTGCTCTCAGTGCTGCTCGACTCCTCAGCCTGCGCCTCCTCATCGTTCTCCTTCCCCCTCTCGCCCCCCGCACCCCTTCCTCCCCTTAGTAGCCCGCTCCTCACCACCTCCGCCAGGTCCACCGCGCTTTCCTCGTGGTTATACCCCGCACACAGATTCAGGATGGTCTCCAGCCTCTGCCGCTCCTGTGAAAGAGGGCCGACACATGGGAGAGGGATTCATACGTAGCACTTACAGTAGATCCTGTTGCGCTGGAGAGAAACGGTCCCATTTGAGCAGCTGTCGCAAAGCCGCAACGGCTAGACGGCTGTAATGTGATAGCAGGAGGCCCTAAGATGGTGTATTTTGTCTCAGGAGGGGGCAAGCAAAATGAAATCAGTTTGAATTTGTTATGACTAATATTTGTTGGATTGTTGGTTGATGAatgagaatttattttaattctaaCAAGGGTACGGTATTTTATCTAGGGATGTTCAATGCTactttttcagaccgataccagtgggagtaaaaaaaaactcttgagcAGTCACTGGTACCGATACCACGAACCGATACCACAAGtaattttgaaatataaaacttccacaaaaaacaactacagataaatgcattctattttaaatgttttaagtgtcccaaagacgatttttttatgctggagctttttaaaaatatatatatattttgtatgagcgtgagaatgtgcgtgtgtgtgtgcatgtgtgcgtgcgtgtgagtgtgtactcattaattcacctaaaacctattaaaattcccataccgttcaccaaaACCGAATACTAGAGTCGTGAgtttgtcaggagacccgaggaaggatcaaagaaaacaaaggaaagtgaaatccagtgaaaccgaccagacatcacctactaccctccgggttaccaaccagagtctttcaccaaccccagaaacatctaaattccaacaaattagggagaccttaTGCTggagctttgatgcagcctctcaactgcaaagaacggttgaagaaatggtagttattacacaaagggccagcaggtggcagcagagcaaacactaaccctcaaccagggccatgttggggaaaaaaagctcttttactcacatttctaaataaatgATGACGTTTAGCTATATTGTTTTACTAAATGACcccattttgggggaaattgtttgtatcaaaagtactagtggtattggtagtatcggtgactactcaagagtttagTAGTCATACTGCCTGGTATtggtctgagaaaaaaaagtggtattaaaCATCCCTACTAATAAATATGCaaggctgactttttttttttttttttttttatctcaagtgCCTTTTAAAGCACTTGACAGTCAGTTGACCCTCATCACTGCAAACAATTGCAAACGCCTTCATTTACCAAAATAGGAGAGCAGAATATGTAATTATCATTCCCGTTGCACACAAATTGGAGTTCAGGCAAAAACAACTGGaccagcaaaacaaacaaactacttTTAGGCAGCTGATTTTAAGTGATCTTGATTCTAGGCTGTTAAAATAACCACCAAACTGAGAGCAAAATGAACAAAGTGCTGAGGTCCTCCTGTtttactataaataaaaaagtggtaattaaaaaaaaaagaaaaaaacatcttcaaCGCCAGTGaaccaaaatgttaaataaataggTTATGAAGATAGAGACCTATTTGCATTTAATAGGTTGTCACATTTAGCCTTTATTTAAGAATTACCAATCATTTTGAAAGAGCTGAAATATTCAGACTGTGTTGCAACTTGCAAGTTAGGCAACTTCCCTGTTGTGATAATTCTAAAATTAACTTTTCTATTCTGTCACTTTCTCCCTTGCAGTGAGTGACCTTTGCTTTAATCAAGAGGTGAATTGAAACATGCATATACAGCCCAGAGGGTTTGCACACTAAGAGGAAATCCTGTCTTTGTACTCAACTTCTATATGCTCTTCATGTTTTATCTCTTAATGCTCTTGACCATACATGTCATTAAACTATTtgacaaaagacaaacatttacagtactgtatactgGACATGCAAATTTCTTTTCTAATGGTTTAGGATATTTATGGTACACTATGGTTGTGTCCTGTTACATTAGTTGGTATTGTGTGTcttgttcttaactcattcactgccattgacggctttagaggtcaaaaattcatttttaactatttaattaatttaattaatcaaaataaaaaaattgtatcgcctgacgacctaatttataataatcttttttaaaataatctttttttcaaaaacctaatttttaataatcttttctttttgtttttaaaataatcttttttcaaagaaaagattaataaaattagggcatcaggtaattaattgcatgacatcaatagttaactcatgattaatcacaaattttatatctggtctaaatgtacaatatttttttcatactcttgttaacaaaagtggaaaaaaaatattaaactaatagaaatagttaaaataaatttttgacgtcgacagccgtcaatggcagtgaatgagttaatcaattcTCAAAATGGAGCCACCAGGGTGTGTATGGTAACGCAACACAAGtgagtaaataaatgtattttcctgATGTGTTCCTGGCTGATAAATTtggtagtcattttttttaatgtgtcccAATGCAATGAAAATATTTCCTGCAAATTGTTTTCCCATATTCTGCTCCAAAGCTTCCAATAAACACAGAATGGAGAATATTActgcttaaaaaacaaacatccttTGTTTATATTGACTGACAGCATAGCAGGAATGGAAAAAATCCTGCTGAGAAGTAAATCTAAAGCATGTGTTAAGTATATATTGGTCACCATGTTAGGTACAAATGCATAGTCTTATACTGTATACCAGGgatctgcaacctgcggctctggagccacgtGTGGTACTTGAGTCTGTCTCTTGTGGCTCCCTTTGGATCTCTTAAAAATCAgtagaaaataatatatattttttacatttattttttagagaaaatataaaaaatctgaaaattaccataaaatgtcattggaattgccccaaaaaagtaaaaaagaaaacgttcaaaaattaactacaaaatgtccaaaaacaaaacaagaaatccccaaaattgccttaaaatgtccacaaaattgccaaaaatgttaaaaaaattgatcGCAGAAAAAGgcaggatttttttctctcaaaaatagctaaaaaaaatgtccaaaaaggatgacgagaggcagaaaaaaaaggcagaaaagtctaaaaatatatgaaaaacaaagtatgaaaaattgcaaaaaaataaaaatccaaaaatgtaaggtagaagaaaatgaatgtatagtatacagtacataaaatatacagtatcacGACATAACTACATGCAGTTCATAAAACAAGACTTTCCCCCcctcgtttttttatttagcttaTGCCTCACATTAATGCATGACAACTTAGTTATCTCCTTTGCATGCCCATCTTAGCCTGTAAAATGTCCAATCCAATTGCATGTTGCCGGTAACTGTTATTTGTCACCAGAGACCACGGAGTTCCTGAAATAGCTATCAGCCACCCCCCCTGGCTCCTGTGATGGCCTCAGCTGTCAAAAGCCAGCTGGGACGGGGCCTATAGTGGGCGTGGCTAGATGGATGACGGAGCGCAAGTATGTCATCTGTAGTCTATGACACTTTGGTATGGATCCTAGGTCACATATGCTGCTTTGAAAGTATAAACGCCATTTCACGTGGCTCGTAAATATAGTGTTGAGTAATACCCAGCCATGCCCACTATGCTCATAAGACTTCTAGGCGGAGGGTGTCAACCAGCGTCACCCGGGCTGCTTAGACCAAGGGTTAGCAGCCTTTACTGTcgaaagagccattttaggccaaataaataaataaacaatctgtctggagccgcaaaacatttgaacattgtgatgaacgaaacagtgtgttagtctaatgtattgagagcccaagagctaattaaagctgcaccataacagaaaaatataaagcatccaattcattttcttctGTCTTCCGttttgggatttatttatttttaattaacttttctgcctttctgtcaaattatataaaaattctAAATTATATACATATTACATATGGTAATTGTatgcctttttattattattgtaaaaaaaatgctatcaattttatgacattttgggctattttgtggacattttatcttAATTTTGGGAAACTACTttttggatatatattttttcagctttttatttttaagttaaaatcaatgttctaactttttttttgcaattttctggacattttattaatttcgggtgggggggttgttttgtttttggtacattttatagttacttcttgaacgtttcttttttttttatgatcaatTTTCTGGCCTTTTTTGCCAATTCattcaaagacattttatggtcattttctgccttttgacttttgtttttgtacattttctggttaccttttgaatgttttctcttctgcctttttttaatcaaatctctgacatttttggcaatttcatgggcATTTTATCATAAaattctgcttttcctcttcctttttggatcATTTGTGGGCACTTTTTGGACATATTTAGGCaactttcatctttctttttctgatATTTGGACactgacctttttttaatattaatttaatcatttttatgtaatcattatttaattttaataatattttatcaaaaaaatatataaataaatatgtagaaaaaatagatattaatttccactatttttttattttattttttagatccacagggcgccacaggagagggactaaagagccacatgtggctccagagccgcaggttgcagaccgaTGGCTTGGACTGACAATGCCAGTAACACTCATTCACTGCATTCACAGACAATGCAATCAACACCaagccaccaaaaaaaaacaataaaaatataatgaaatttCTGCTGTGAGTTGCCTCACTTACCAGCTTCTCCATTTGCTGCTCACGCAGCCTCTCCTCTCTCTGCCAGCGGTGGTACTCCAGCAGTTCATCCTCATTGTCGTTAACGGCAGATATGCTGTTCTTGCGCTCCCGGGAATACGCTTTCATAACATTGGAGTCCTTGCTGGATGATCCGATGTTCTCACACGAAGGCTTTCTTTGGCTGTGAGGGCTGGTGGCAGGAGATGAGAGGAGGGTGTTAGTCTGATGTCTGCTTCCAGTCTCCAGGGCGGTGCCAGGGGATGGATTCTGGCCGTACAACGCCCTCATGGCCTCAGCCTGAGAGGCGGGTGTGGGTTTGCGATGAGTCTTCGGGCTCTGCTGGATGGGTTTGGCGGTCAAACTCTGTGATCCTGGAGTCCCTCTGCGGGACATGTAAGGACTCAGAGGAGGAAGGCTGGTGGACGCGGTCGACTCGGGAGTCCAAAGCGGCTCTCGCCTAGGACTTGGGTGTCTCCTCTGGAGGGTGGAACCTCTCAGTCGAGGGCTGGATGGAGCCGCCGGTGAAGAGTTGTTACTTATGCTGCCCTGTGCGGACCCCCTGCTGGGCAGAGTGGGGCTTGACATGACCTCTGACCTGACATTCCTAAGAAGCTTTGGGCTGTCTTGTACTCGCTGTCCGTCGCTAGAGGTCACAGAGAGGGATGTCCGCGGGTGAGGCACAGGCATGTTGGATCGGGGAGGCACAAGTGGAAGATTTCCCACAGAGTTGCTGTTCTCTTCTCTCGTGTTGTTGCTTCTACTTCCATTGAGCACATTCTGAGACGGCTGAGGAAGTGACGCCTTTGCTGTTTTGGGGGACGATGGCACCTTCTGTGAGAGGCTCCCGTGGATGTCCTTTACCAAGGTGCTGATTTTTGAGCTGCCGTGGCTGGGAAAAGACTGGTGGGTCCCATTCAGGATGCTATGGGGGTCTGCAGGAGGGGGTGAGAAACACTTGCTGTTAAATAAACAACCCGGCACACTCAGACGAACAGTTGCACAAAcacaagtaaacaaacaaaggaGGAATGTGCTCTGTTGCATATGGCAGCCCGTAAAAGGAAGACTACGTATTGCACCCACATACATTGTTTCTTTGTTGGCTAAATGATAAATGTCTAGGGGCTGGCATTCTGTGGTCGGGATGTTATGCTGTTCAGTTGTGTAGTAATCCTTCTGGGATCTGGAGCTGCTAAATATAAAAGCTGCAGAATGTGCCTCACATGAAATCAGGAAAGAATGGGCCCAACACTGGGCAGGGTGTGGCGCCTTTTACGGTTCTTTATGTCCTATAAGGTCAGcgtaaaagaaataaatatcaCTGACCGCAAAAAAGTTGCAGCTACAATAGGTCATTAGTCAATGAATTAAGCGCACACAGTCTAATATAGGCCAagataaatatatgtttttgttttgaatattgcGGAATAGTTAGTTGTTTATAGTATgagcagcaaaatatttaactGCAAcctcaataataaatatattgatgAAGGAAATCCGTTttgacttaaaataaatttaaatagatATCTCTCTTACAGTGTCAATCACAACTTTACTAAAGGTAGAAAGGGAGGTTGCAATCAGATTAAATATTAGATTAAGCGTCTGGTAATTttataatgaaagaaaaatgccaTATTTTCTATGTAAATCGTGAGTTTGTAGTCCATTCTGAAACAATAATTGTATTTAACAATGGGGACACACCTCAAGTGTAAAGCAGCAATTTAAATGAACCAGATCCCAACAAATCTGGGCCGCACATAATTAGTTCTCAACAGGCTATTTTGGAATCAACTCATGGATGACGATCCAAGGTACTTCCAAATTCTAAGAAAGTCGGTGATGTTTTTGTACACAGCTATTATTAGTAAATCAatgtttttacaataatgtaAGGTTAGAcctaaaaacacagaaaaagctAATCAACCGCACATTTGTTATTGACCATCTAGATTTAAGATGGATTTCTTAccagaatgttgtgtttttgatgTGCTTAGTGCTTGGCTTCCTCCAGGCAGCATGTTTTTCATCCTCAGGGCCTCTTCTGGATGGTTGAAGCGGAAAAAAGTGGACTGACCAAAACACAGCATGCAAcctgtcaataataaaaaaaaaaatcctgggggTAACAAACATCtcaaatggatttttaatgCCACCTTAAAAACATCCTTACAATACTTGAG containing:
- the phldb1a gene encoding pleckstrin homology-like domain family B member 1 isoform X11; translated protein: MEHQVSDHSDISAADMQRRGGGQVERGRETHQVLQGTPLDLIETGKSLKVQAERPHLVSLGSGRLSTAITLLPLQEGRSTLGSGGTDISLLGPGIKAQHCYIENQAGTITLYPCGNQCAVDGFPVTKPYRLSQGCMLCFGQSTFFRFNHPEEALRMKNMLPGGSQALSTSKTQHSDPHSILNGTHQSFPSHGSSKISTLVKDIHGSLSQKVPSSPKTAKASLPQPSQNVLNGSRSNNTREENSNSVGNLPLVPPRSNMPVPHPRTSLSVTSSDGQRVQDSPKLLRNVRSEVMSSPTLPSRGSAQGSISNNSSPAAPSSPRLRGSTLQRRHPSPRREPLWTPESTASTSLPPLSPYMSRRGTPGSQSLTAKPIQQSPKTHRKPTPASQAEAMRALYGQNPSPGTALETGSRHQTNTLLSSPATSPHSQRKPSCENIGSSSKDSNVMKAYSRERKNSISAVNDNEDELLEYHRWQREERLREQQMEKLERQRLETILNLCAGYNHEESAVDLAEVVRSGLLRGGRGAGGERGKENDEEAQAEESSSTESTHQECEEVAAGQEHIYLEEERSKMLARVDDLRQRVSELEQQLKETKQEVEMEQALLQAERQAEQEQVEAERELISQLQLKLSQLNKATQREKDKGRANVSAERKVLEKQRNEYNELKRQFDNCPLSLREQLQEQLSRKAEALEVGTKQFEELEFCQLEEESSLEERKETQCSQFLQEQTEYHCSVAKRKEKMATLDAQVKQLGSQATHDCDRMAKERAATLQLLHKEQDRLSALENRYHSMAGGRNFPKSNSKMKELLKSKSDGEVGHTASCPPVNCVTTAPQSTLSRDKTSKGLQLMLKEVSNPLDMDSRKMNKDPFPTVHHSILHHQCPPSGNQAYDTLSLESSDSLETSISTSNSACTPESASGLETQRLEEMEKMLKEAQQEKARLIEHREREAQTRRHLLEEERKRREEAERRLMDETAHRRRLVEEEVKMREKNFSQARPMTRYLPNLKEEFDLRAHVESSGHSIDTCPFVILTEKMCKGHLVKMGGKIKSWKKRWFVFDRLKRNFCYYVDKHETKLKGLIYFQAIEEVYYDHLRIATKSPNPSLTFCVKTHDRLYYMVAPSPEAMRIWMDVIVTGAEGYTQFMS